In Arthrobacter woluwensis, a single genomic region encodes these proteins:
- the treS gene encoding maltose alpha-D-glucosyltransferase, with the protein MTFSLPSASNGIASRDRFDTNAPGLAHDPQWFRKAVFYEVLVRAFADSNGDGSGDLNGLIDRLDYLQWLGIDCLWLPPFFQSPLRDGGYDISDYKAVLDEFGTINDFQRLVGEAHARGMRVIIDLPLNHTSDQHHWFQESRRDPSGPYGDFYVWSDTDEKYQDARIIFIDTEESNWTFDPIRRQFFWHRFFSHQPDLNFENPAVVEAIYDVVRFWLDHGVDGFRADAIPYLFEEDGTNCENLPGTHQFLRDLRAMVDREYPGRIIIAEANQPPQEVVEYFGTEEAPECHMCFHFPIMPRLYFALRDQLAAPIVESMKDTPAIPAGTQWGTFLRNHDELTLEMVTAEERSAMLGWYAPDPRMRANVGIRRRLAPLLDNSRAEIELINALLLSLPGSPFLYYGDEIGMGDNIWLQDRDAVRTPMQWTPDRNAGFSIADPGKLYLPVIQSLVYHYGMANVEAEAAHSGSLLRWTRQILAVRKAHPAFGLGAFHHVPANHESVLAYRREVLPDNPEGAQPETLLCVFNLSQNPVAAVLDLPEFAGRGLRDIFGGQPFPSVADDGTLGLTLSGNGYFWLRFRTAAPGMQTTAIPIVPQGV; encoded by the coding sequence ATGACTTTCAGCCTGCCGTCCGCCAGCAACGGGATCGCCAGCCGGGACCGTTTCGACACGAACGCCCCGGGCCTCGCCCACGACCCCCAGTGGTTCCGCAAGGCGGTGTTCTACGAGGTCCTGGTCCGCGCCTTCGCGGACTCGAACGGCGACGGCTCGGGTGATCTGAACGGCCTGATCGACCGGCTGGATTATCTGCAGTGGCTCGGCATCGACTGCCTGTGGCTCCCGCCCTTCTTCCAGTCCCCGCTCCGGGACGGCGGCTATGACATCTCGGATTACAAGGCCGTGCTGGACGAGTTCGGGACCATCAACGACTTCCAGCGGCTGGTGGGTGAGGCACACGCGCGGGGCATGCGCGTGATCATCGACCTGCCCCTCAACCACACCTCGGACCAGCATCACTGGTTCCAGGAATCCCGCCGGGACCCGAGCGGACCGTACGGCGATTTCTACGTGTGGAGCGACACGGACGAGAAATACCAGGACGCCCGGATCATCTTCATCGACACCGAGGAATCGAACTGGACGTTCGATCCCATCCGGCGGCAATTCTTCTGGCATCGTTTCTTCAGCCACCAGCCGGATCTGAATTTCGAGAATCCCGCCGTGGTCGAGGCCATTTACGACGTGGTGCGCTTCTGGCTGGATCACGGGGTGGACGGTTTCCGCGCGGACGCCATTCCGTACCTTTTCGAAGAAGACGGCACCAATTGCGAGAACCTGCCTGGAACGCATCAGTTCCTGCGGGATCTGCGGGCCATGGTGGACCGTGAATATCCCGGCCGGATCATCATCGCGGAAGCCAATCAGCCCCCGCAGGAAGTCGTCGAGTACTTCGGCACCGAAGAGGCCCCGGAATGCCACATGTGCTTCCATTTCCCGATCATGCCGCGACTGTATTTCGCCCTGCGGGACCAGCTGGCGGCCCCGATCGTGGAATCGATGAAGGACACGCCGGCCATTCCGGCGGGAACCCAGTGGGGCACGTTCCTGCGCAACCACGACGAGCTGACGCTGGAGATGGTGACCGCCGAGGAGCGTTCCGCGATGCTCGGCTGGTACGCCCCGGACCCGCGGATGCGCGCCAACGTCGGCATCCGCCGTCGTCTGGCGCCGCTCCTGGACAATTCGCGGGCCGAGATCGAGCTGATCAACGCACTGCTGCTGAGCCTGCCGGGGTCGCCGTTCCTGTATTACGGGGACGAGATCGGCATGGGGGACAACATCTGGCTCCAGGACCGCGACGCCGTCAGGACGCCGATGCAGTGGACCCCGGACCGCAATGCCGGCTTCTCGATCGCGGATCCGGGCAAGCTGTACCTTCCGGTCATCCAGTCGCTCGTGTACCACTACGGCATGGCGAACGTGGAAGCGGAAGCGGCCCACTCGGGCTCGCTCCTGCGGTGGACCCGCCAGATCCTGGCCGTCCGCAAGGCGCACCCCGCCTTCGGCCTCGGCGCCTTCCACCACGTCCCGGCCAATCACGAATCGGTGCTCGCCTACCGTCGCGAAGTGCTCCCGGACAACCCGGAGGGCGCCCAGCCCGAGACCCTGCTGTGCGTCTTCAACCTGTCCCAGAACCCGGTGGCGGCCGTGCTGGATCT